One region of Grus americana isolate bGruAme1 chromosome 20, bGruAme1.mat, whole genome shotgun sequence genomic DNA includes:
- the RABEPK gene encoding rab9 effector protein with kelch motifs → MGPRALPLLEPGCRPQPAKWYRLSPRGDRPRGRVGHGCLFLPGGGTGRVLLLGGADPAGAFSDAHFVDLGAHRWAAAGWSGLRPRYEHATFLPAAAPPRLWVFGGAHPAGNRSCVQVLDLEIGTWESPEVSGVQPLPRTFHTSSAAIGDCLYVFGGGHKGAEPVKDQRLHVFDTATLTWSQPDTHGDPPSPRHGHVVVAVGSKLFIHGGLAGDIFYNDLFCIDINDMRWVKIPATGDVPGGRASHSSAVFKDHVYIFGGIGPGGTLDTTYKYHTEKQQWTLLRFDSPLPAGRLDHAMCVIPWRAGKSGDGGTITWEGTAGKESTASGGDKATPLQEECAEDTVVHLLLIFGGMDMEGDVYRDCIVSLIE, encoded by the exons ATGGGCCCGCGGGCGCTGCCGCTGCTGGAGCCGGGGTGCCGCCCGCAGCCGGCCAAGTG GTACCGGCTGTCACCGCGCGGTGACCGGCCCCGCGGGCGCGTGGGCCACGGCTGCCTCTTCCTCCCGGGCGGCGGCACCGGCCGCGTCCTCCTCCTGGGCGGCGCCGACCCCGCTGGCGCCTTCTCAGACGCCCACTTCGTGGACCTGG GCGCACACCGCTGGGCCGCGGCCGGCTGGAGCGGGCTGCGGCCGCGCTATGAGCACGCCACCTTCCTGcctgccgccgcccccccgcgccTCTGGGTCTTCGGCGGCGCCCACCCGGCGGGGAACCGGAGCTGCGTCCAGGTGCTGGACCTGG AAATTGGAACCTGGGAGAGTCCTGAAGTGAGTGGCGTGCAGCCGCTGCCTAGAACGTTTCATACATCCTCCGCAGCCATAGGAGACTGTCTGTATGTGTTTGGAGGGGGACATAAAGGAGCAGAACCAGTTAAAGACCAGCGGCTTCACGTGTTTGACACAG CCACCTTGACCTGGTCCCAGCCAGACACTCATGGTGATCCCCCCTCTCCTCGGCACGGACATGTTGTGGTTGCAGTCGGGTCCAAACTCTTCATCCATGGAGGTTTAGCTGGAGATATTTTTTACAATGATCTATTCTGCATTGATATAA ATGACATGAGGTGGGTTAAGATACCAGCCACTGGTGATGTCCCGGGAGGACGGGCATCCCACTCATCAGCTGTGTTTAAAGACCACGTGTACATTTTTGGTGGAATAGGTCCAGGCGGGACACTAGATACCACATACAAGTACCACACAG agaagcagcaatggaCACTCCTACGGTTTGATtcccctctgcctgctgggAGGCTGGACCATGCCATGTGTGTCATTCCCTGGAGGGCTGGGAAGAGTGGAGATGGGGGAACCATCACCTGGGAAGGTACAGCTGGGAAAGAGTCAACAGCATCAGGTGGTGACAAAGCTACACCACTCCAGGAGGAGTG
- the PPP6C gene encoding serine/threonine-protein phosphatase 6 catalytic subunit, protein MAPLDLDKYVEIARLCKYLPENDLKRLCDYVCDLLLEESNVQPVSTPVTVCGDIHGQFYDLCELFRTGGQVPDTNYIFMGDFVDRGYYSLETFTYLLALKAKWPDRITLLRGNHESRQITQVYGFYDECQTKYGNANAWRYCTKVFDMLTIAALIDEQILCVHGGLSPDIKTLDQIRTIERNQEIPHKGAFCDLVWSDPEDVDTWAISPRGAGWLFGAKVTNEFVHINNLKLICRAHQLVHEGYKFMFDEKLVTVWSAPNYCYRCGNIASIMVFKDVNTREPKLFRAVPDSERVIPPRTTTPYFL, encoded by the exons ATGGCGCCGCTGGACCTGGACAAGTACGTGGAGATCGCGCGGCTCTGCAAGTACCTGCCCGAGAACGACCTTAAG CGCCTCTGTGACTATGTCTGCgacctgctgctggaggagtcCAACGTCCAGCCCGTCTCCACGCCCGTCACCGTCTGCGGAGACATCCACGGGCAG TTCTACGACCTGTGCGAGCTGTTCAGGACCGGCGGTCAGGTCCCCGACACCAACTACATCTTCATG GGTGACTTTGTAGATAGAGGTTATTATAGTCTTGAGACTTTCACTTACCTTCTTGCACTAAAAGCTAAGTGGCCTGATCGTATCACACTGTTACGAGGCAATCATGAAAGCAGGCAGATAACACAAGTGTATGGATTTTACG ATGAGTGCCAAACCAAATATGGAAATGCTAATGCTTGGAGATACTGTACCAAAGTCTTTGACATGCTCACAATAGCAGCT TTAATAGATGAGCAGATTCTCTGTGTGCATGGTGGCCTCTCTCCAGACATCAAGACTCTCGATCAAATTCGAACCATTGAACGTAATCAAGAAATTCCTCACAAAGGCGCCTTCTGCGACCTTGTTTGGTCTGACCCTGAGGATGTGGATACGTGGGCGATCAGCCCGCGAGGAGCAGGCTGGCTCTTTGGTGCAAAGGTGACGAATGAG TTTGTTCACATCAACAACTTGAAGCTCATATGCAGAGCACACCAGCTAGTTCATGAAGGCTATAAATTCATGTTTGATGAGAAATTGGTAACGGTATGGTCTGCTCCAAATTACTGCTACCGCTGTGGAAATATTGCGTCAATCATGGTCTTTAAAGATGTAAATACAAGAGAACCAAAGTTATTCCGTGCAGTTCCAGATTCAGAACGTGTAATTCCTCCTCGAACAACCACACCGTATTTCCTCtga